Proteins from a single region of Thermogemmatispora onikobensis:
- a CDS encoding FliA/WhiG family RNA polymerase sigma factor — MTSSAHLQEIWAEFMRTHSQAQRRLLIEAYVPLVKVTVDRLGIPARSLLEADDLIGYGMLGLINAIDRYDPTRGISFEAFASARIRGAVIDQLRALNWFSRSAMQRIKQVEQTMAELERRLGRPARDEEMAAALGVSLRRYRRMLQEVGTVILSLDSPLHTPESDGDHYSLGEALEDQATPEPASTVERRELLQALSQAIEHLPRRERLVLALYYVEGLSMSEIGKTLGISQSRVSQLHAQTLLHLRISLGLHEQQHKRGGRTSTRSTSAHEHARQIDSLAHQQVPTVP, encoded by the coding sequence ATGACCAGTTCCGCGCATCTGCAAGAGATCTGGGCCGAGTTCATGCGCACCCACAGTCAGGCACAGCGCCGCCTGTTGATCGAAGCCTACGTACCGCTGGTGAAAGTCACCGTCGATCGGTTGGGCATTCCGGCGCGCAGCCTGTTGGAAGCCGACGATTTGATCGGCTACGGCATGCTTGGGCTCATCAACGCCATCGATCGCTACGATCCTACGCGCGGGATCAGCTTCGAAGCCTTTGCCAGTGCCCGCATTCGGGGAGCGGTTATCGACCAGCTGCGCGCTCTCAATTGGTTTTCGCGCTCGGCCATGCAGCGCATCAAACAGGTCGAGCAGACGATGGCCGAGCTAGAGCGTCGGCTGGGGAGACCGGCCCGCGACGAGGAGATGGCCGCGGCCCTCGGCGTCTCCCTGAGACGCTACCGCCGCATGCTCCAAGAAGTGGGCACAGTCATTCTCTCGCTGGATAGCCCCCTCCATACGCCCGAGAGCGATGGCGACCATTACTCACTTGGCGAAGCCCTGGAGGACCAGGCCACCCCCGAGCCGGCCAGCACTGTCGAGCGCCGCGAGCTGCTGCAAGCCCTCAGCCAGGCTATCGAGCACCTCCCTCGCCGTGAGCGCCTCGTGCTCGCCCTCTACTACGTCGAGGGCCTCAGCATGAGCGAAATTGGCAAGACACTCGGCATCTCGCAGTCGCGCGTGAGCCAGCTCCACGCACAGACGCTGCTCCATCTGCGCATCAGCCTTGGTCTCCATGAACAACAGCACAAGCGCGGAGGCCGCACAAGTACTCGTTCTACATCAGCACACGAACACGCCCGGCAAATCGATTCGCTCGCCCATCAGCAAGTCCCCACTGTACCATAG
- a CDS encoding carbon storage regulator, protein MLVLRRKVGESIILGGVISISVLAVEGERVKIGINAPPEVTIVREELLRSGQDQHQQPAANASTVTNAPSVQRS, encoded by the coding sequence ATGCTTGTTTTGAGACGCAAAGTTGGTGAAAGCATCATTCTCGGTGGGGTCATTAGCATCTCGGTCCTCGCGGTCGAGGGGGAGCGTGTGAAAATCGGAATCAACGCGCCTCCAGAAGTGACCATTGTGCGCGAGGAGCTGTTACGCTCGGGGCAGGATCAGCACCAGCAACCAGCAGCGAATGCTTCGACCGTGACGAATGCTCCAAGCGTACAGCGCTCGTAG